AGTCACTCACGCCATGAGCCTGTGTGCTCCTCTGATCCCCTAGTCAGTGACTGCCGCAggacaaatcaccccaaaacttgtTGCCTGAAACAACCAccctttctatctctctctcacagttctgggggtaCAGGGCTTAGCTGAGTAGTTGTCGCTCAAGCTCCCCCTCACCGAGCAGCTGattctggctgtcagctgggaccCCATGTGGCCAGAACACTTCTCTGTGTGGTCTGGGCTTCTTCCCAGCATAGCTGCTGGGCTCCCAGGGCGAATGTCCCAGGTGGAAGCTGTGTCGCCTTTTATGGCCAAGACTCAGAAGTCATCAGGTTATCACTTTCTGCCAGGATCAGAGGTTTGCCCTAATTCAAAGGAAAAGTGGCAGCATTATATTTTAAGGAGAAACTGTGGGATAGTAGATCTTGTTGCAGTCATTTTAGAAAACTCAACCTGCcaccacatctgtaaaatgggacggCGAGGCTTACACTCAGACTGTGGTTTAGTGAGAACCAACTGCATAGAGCACGAAAAGAACCCAGGACAGGTCAGGCACCCAGAGGCGCCCAGGGTTCtgacttccctctctcctccctactCCAAGACCAAGCAAGGGCCACAGTCTTGCAGGGCATTTCTACATCTCTCATCCCAGCTGGTCCTCACAACCCTGAGAGACAGACCCAGCAAATGCACTCGTTTCACAGATGACAAAACCAAGCACAACCGGGGTGGCGTGGACAAAAAGGGACCTGCAGTGACAGTGTCTCAGGCCTTCTCCTTCCAAGGACTGAGGCCTCGGGAGGCCACAGTATGGGTAGAAGAGGCCCAGCCACACACTGGCTAAGGAAGAGGAAGGTGTCAAGTCCCTGTCTGTCTCCCTAAGTTGCTGACGATAAGTGGCAGGCCACACCACCCGGCCAGTTGTCTGGGTTACCAGGGAAGACAGTAgtgtgaaaaggaagagaaacacagTGGTGCTGTGACGACTAATGGAGATCACTAGGTGTCCCAGTGTCCTTTGGAGTTCCAGCATAACCTCACAGATCTACTGCACTCTACAGTTTGTAATTCGCTCCCCCCTCGACCCAGGTACCTTGCTGGATCCCTTCACCAGTCCTGTGAAGGACAAAGCCTATGTGGTTGGTGTTACTATTTCCACcttacatatggggaaactgaggctctgaggagtgaGTCACCTGCCCAGGGATGCACAGCCAGGATGTGGTGGCAGGCTTGGGACTGGACCCAGGCTCTTCAATGTCCTCCAATTTGTCTTTCTGAAATTGCTTGGCAGGGCGTGGAGCCTGCTAGGCAGCGCCATGAGGCTGGTGATTGGCAGGCAGATCCTCATGGGGGTAGAGCCAGATGTTCCCCTGTCCCCAGACACTGGAGGGGGTCCCTTTCCTACTCCTCTGGGGAGGACAAGGCCATTCATAGCCCTTTGCTGCCTCCTTGTGGCCTCATCCTGGGTAGCCTCAGGTCTGCAAACGTTCAAACATCAAAATTTAGAGCCCGCAGTCCCCCCAAGAACAGGAGACTACAGAAGAGtgaataacttgctcaaggtcccagCTGAGACACGGCGAGCGCCCTGCCTCACAGCTGACCCTCAGGGACTGAGGGGCCTCCCGCCTCCCTGCCAGGAAGGGCAGCTCTGCCTCCAGCTGTGCctgctgggagagagggaagcacacGGACTGAGCCTGCTGTGTGCCATGGCAGCCAACCACAGGGATGACCGTCCCCTTTGCAGATCAATCTAAGGCCTGAGAGGAGGGGGCTTGCCCAGGTCTCCTTCCCCCTGAGCCCAGGATACTGCCTGGGACACTTTCGATACTTGCAACGATCACGGGACACTCTTGGCATTCCCGTGGGCAGGACCAGGGATATCACACATCTGAAATGCCTAGGACAGTCCAGCCCAAGGATGAACCATCTCGCCAAGAAGGCCATGCCGCCTGCATCAAAAAACACCATGCCCTGGGTTCAGATCTCGACTCAGCCATTTCCTCCCATTCCCTGCCCTGCTGGCCTCCAATGGCACCTCGAAGGCCAGGCATGAGACAATGGACAGAGCAGTGCTTAGCATCGGgccagagacaggaaggagggggctttttggagcaggaagaaggggaggcaTCCTGTTGTCATCCTGTCCCTGTTACAGATACTCTTGGTCCAGGAAATGGCCCAGCCTGGTCTAGCCTCCAACTGTATTCCTTCCTGATCCTGGCCATCCCGGGAGTGGGTGAGATGTGGGCTGGGCATGGCTGCAGCCCTTTCACCCTCCACCCAAGGCAAGGAAAGCCCCTGAGCCAACTTGACTTCTCTGCACTGCCCTGGGCCACAAGACAGGCTTGTGTTTGGGCTCAAACAAGGCTAAAGACGGGCCTCAAACAGGACTCTCAGACCGTTCCCTGCCACTCGCCAAGCACACACAAGCACCAAACACGTTACATTAAAGCTGGAACTGCAGGGCACAGCCACCTATGGGTCTCTCCACCAAAGAGGAGCAGATCCACTGAGAAAGCCAGCAGCCTCGGTCCCACACTGTCCACACACAGGCAGTGGGTCTTGATTCTCAGAAAACGAGTGCAGGCTGCCAGCAACCTCTCTCGGTTAATTTggcaggaattttttttcaagattcacACCTAATGTTCAGTTCAGCTTTAcaactaaaaataagaaactccATTCGGTTTGGGATGAAAAAATTCTGCAGatggatggttgcacaacatgaatgtacttaaaggcactgaaatgtacacttaaaattgtaaattttgttatacatgttacaataaaaaaatgaaactccGACCGTTCTCTATTACATGCCTTTGGCATTTTACGGTTGTATGGGGGAAGAGAGATGAAGAAGACAGCAAGGAGGGAGCGAAGCAGAGGGCTGAGAATCAcaaaaaggagacagaagaaggaGCAGCAAGCGCCTCCCCCTCCCAGTCCACCCAGGCCCCCCAGCTTCGGCCGCAAGTCCTGGTCCTTGCTCCAGGGCCCCGGCCCAGGAGGGGAGCTCTCTCTGCCATCCCGCGTCCCAGCCCCTGGGTGCCACTTCTCACTCACTGGGCTGGGGGGTCTGACAGATCCGAGTTGGAGTGCAGCCTCTGTGGCAGACTTGCTGTGTGTCTGGGAACAAAGCCCTTTCCCCTTCTGGGCCTGGGTTTCCTGGCCATATACTAGAAGGGTCAGGGGCCTCCAGATCTCTTCCTGCCTAAACACTGCATGATTCTCAGTGTAGACGTATCTCCTGTTCACCGGCCCGGACGCAGCAGGAGTCGTGCTGCCCCGAAGGTCGCCCCGTGGCCTCCTCCGCCAGCCCAGGAGGCGCCCTGCGCCCGCGTCGGCCCTTCCCGCGGTCCCTCCCCGGGGCCGGACCAGCTTCGCCTCCTCCGCCGACGCCCAGCCCCGGCCGGCCCGCGCACACTCCCCTTTTATGCTCGGCGAGGGCGACTCGAAGACTGAGCCCAAGGCCCCGGGGGGCCGCAGGACCGGAGGGCGAGGCCCGGAGCGTCTGGGACGGAGGGCGGGGCAGCGCCGGAGAGGCGAGCACGACGCGGCTCCCCGCGCCGACTTCCGGGGCCGCCGCGTCCCGAGCGCGCGccaggcgggggcggggcctgggcggaGCGCGCGCTTCTCCGCGCCATGGCGGCCGACCGGCGCGGAAAGGCCGCGACGCTGGCCCTGCGGCGGCGGCTGCTCAGGTACCGAGACGGCGGCGCGGGCGGGGCGGCGCGCTCGGGGCACGCACGGCGCACGCACGTCCGGCCCGGAGCCCGCCGAGCCCGCCGAGCCCGCCGAGCCCGCCCCGCCACCCGCGGGTCCCGCCGCCCCCGGCTGTCGCCTCCCGGCTCCCCGCCccgctccccacccacccccgctGCGGGCTGCCTCTGCCCCGGCCCCGGGGAGGAGCTCCCGGCGGCGGCCCGCCAGCAGGACCTGGCCCTGGCCTGAGAGCGGCGCGCCCAGGGGCCGAAAGCGCAGACGGGGTTGGAGGGGGTCGTCTCACAGGCAACCTGGAGAAAGGCCGCCGGGACCCGCGAGGGGCTCTCAGGGGGACACGGTGGCCTCTGACTAGAGGTTGGAGGTGGTCCCCAGCGGGGCGCCCTCCATCAGCCGCCCCGGGAAGGAAACTGCCTTCGGGAGCCCCCGGGGGTCTGGGGCGGCCACCTGTCCTGGGCCCCGGCGACTGGTGCGGCCATGTAGCCTTCAAGTGACTTAAGCACCTTAAGTTTTAGCAACTTCTTAGCccatccttttcctcctttccagccACCTACGGAGGGGGGGACCGGAGGCAGGGAAGCAACATCTTGCCCTTGGAGCTTTTGTCCTTTCCAGAAactggaaggggtgggggaggctggtgATGGGGGGACTCCTCCCTTCAAATCTTCAGACATGGCTGTCCGCTCTTTGCCTGTCCCCGCAGCTCTTCCTGCAGACTCTTTTTCCCCGAGGATCCTATTAAGATTGTGCGGGGCCAAGGGCAGTACATGTACGATGAACAGGGGGCAGAATACATCGACTGCATCAACAACGTGGCGCACGGTCAGTATCACACCTCAGGCTGGCGTCAGGAGAGCAGGCGGAGGCTGTGGACCCGGCCAAGGGTGACCGAGCCTCAGGTCGCAGAGAGTGCAGAGGACTTGGGGTCAGCTTAGCCAGCATCCATGTTCGAGGAGGCCCGGTCTTTCTGGTGTGGCTCTAGAAGTTTCTGAGCAGCAGCTGTGCTGAACTGGGCAGGAGCCAGAGACTAGGTCTGGGGGTCCAGTTCCACTTGGGACTGATGGTGAGCTCAGAGAGCAGCAGTCGGCCCAGCCATGAGCAGCCATGCAGCAGGGCCCGGCCAAGTGCTGGGCCTCGTGGCGGGGCTTCAGCCCCAGTGACCATCTCAGAACTCAGTTACCCAGATGGGGTGGCCAGAGCTGATGGAAGGAAGGGCAGTCTGAGACTCGGCAGGCAGATTGGAGGTTAATGAAGAAGTTAAAAGCAGGGGCTCTAGTCCCAGACTGCCAGGGTTCACGCCCCTGTCCTCCACTTACTAACtttgtaatcttgggcaagttacttaattctctgtgcctcggtttgctcatctgcaaaatagacaTGGTAATACTAGGTACACACCTCCAGGTGTTTTGGAGGATTAGTGAGTTAATTCATGGAACTTGCATTGagtgtgcctggcacacggtgagCTCTCAGTGTTTGCTGTTATAATCCTTGGCCATTGGCAATCAGCATTACCTCCAGTCCCCACTGACTGGTGAAGTCAAGCCCACTGACAGACACCCACACCCTGCTCCAAACCCCGAACCCCACACCCCTCCTCTTTGTTAAGTGGAAGGCCTCAGGAAGCTCCCTTTAAGACATGGGTTTTCTAGACAAGTTTTCTGCCAGAGAACTTTCCCTTCTGCCAGAATCTCAGGGACTCTTCCAGGTCTCCCTTTCCAGAACCAACATCTCTGTCTGCCCTTCTGTCTTCAGACTGCCCTCTTTCCCCTCCAGCTCTCCCTCCATAACTGCGTCTCCTCTGGCCAGGTTTGCAGGCTGGGTCTGGGGGAGGCCCCTGGGGTTGACTGAGCAGAGCTGGCTGTGTGATGGAGATGGCTCTCTTCCAGTTGGGCACTGCCACCCTCTCGTGGTCCAAGCAGCACACGAACAGAACCAGGTGCTCAACACCAACAGCCGATACCTGCACGACAACATTGTGGATTACGCACAGAGGCTTTCGGAGACCCTGCCGGAGAAGCTCTGCGTGTTTTATTTCCTGAATTCTGGGTAAGTGGACTGCAGCCAGCCCCCAGCAAGTGGATGAGACGACAAGGAAGAGAGTTCCTCACGTGGACACAGCATAGTGTAGCCGACCGAGTATGGACTCAGGGAGAGGCAGCCTCACTGTGCCAGGCGCCTGTGCTTCCCGGCTGTGCACCCTGGCTTACTCCGTCAGATCCAGCTTTGTGGTCTCGTAGTAAGGGATGCCATTACCTCGCTTTCAGGATCGTTGTTGGGGCTGACAGAGGTAATCTGCTCCTTTATTTCTGCCTTATGAATCAACAGGCACAGTGCTGGGGGCTACAGCCAAAATGCCCACCCTTGGCCTGTTCAGTAAGGAACAGAAAcattaagaaatacaaaattacaaagaGGGATCATTGTCTGGAGGTAAAGTACAGGGTATAATGAGGCATAGAAGCTGAGGGGGCAGGGCCTGCTCCGAGAGGATCAGAGGAGACTCCCTTGCAGAAGTGATGTTAGGCTAAGAGCTGACTGGGAAATAACTagatgaggaggaaggaagggtgcTGCCCACTCCCTCGGAAGTATTCTTGTCAAGGTTGGTTACAACGCaggacagcatgtgcaaaggccctgcggcAGGAAGGGTCATGGCACCCCAGCACACTTGAGGAACCAAAAGGCAGCCAGTGAGGGAGGGTGGGAGCTGACACTGAGGAGGGAGGCAAGGCCCATCACCCAGGACTGTAATGGCCAAGTAAGGAGTCTGTTTTTATCCTAAGAGCATTGGGAAGCCATCAGAGGGTTTTAATCAGGCAAGTGATGTCGTCAGGGCTGGGGGAGAGCAAGAATGGACACTCTTAGGCACTACACTAAGAGTGGCAGTGGAGACAGAAGCAGCAGATGATGCGTCTACATAGAGCCAGCCCAGCATGCCTGGGAAAGAACATTCCAACAAATTGTAGGTTGTGGCATTTAGATTATAGTAATGTTTattaccattttcattttttttttaatttatcttttgttttgaagaagaagaagattagccctgagctaacaccaccaccaatcctcctctttttgttgaggaagactggccctgagctaacatctgtgcccatcttcctctgctttatatgtggtgaaccctgggcagccaaagccgagtgtgtgagcttaaccactgcaccactgggccgccCCAACCGTTATCGTCGCCTTTCATGAAGTACATTCGTCTGTTCCCTCAGTAATTTCTAGGACATGGAATTtcccatcctcattttacagataaggaaacagcagTTCAAAGAGCGGAGCTAGCTTGCCCAGGGTCATCCGCATAGGAGACGGCGAAGCCAGGACCGGGGCCTCTCTGGGAAGAGCAGGGGGCTGGTCCGGCACTCAGTGCTTCCTTGGCAGTGGAGGAAGGGACTGGCTGGCTCACTGCACCAGATTTATTCTATGCATTCCGCTGACTTCCTTGTCGCTAAATCCAGTGGGCTCCTTGCTGCCCTCGTGTTACTCTCAGCGGTGTTGACAGTTCCCACTCTCTGGAAATGCTTTCTGGTCTTGCTTCCAGGACATGGCACGCTCCTGGTTTTCTACCAGCTTCTGGccactcctcctctgtctcctttcccGATTTTTCCTTCTATGTTCCTCGGAGCTGGTCCTGGGCCATCGTCCTCTCTGAACCCTCTCCCTACGTGATCTCATCCATTCCCATGGTCTTCAATATCATCGATGTGCTGTGACTCCCGAGTTTGTGTCCCAAGCCCAGATGCTTCCCACGTGTTCCAGCCTCAAGGTTCTAACCACCCACATGACTTCTGGAGCATCTCCAACTTCATGTGTCCAAAAGACAGTCAAGAGTTGGTTGTCTTCTGCCAACACCTGGTGTGGGACCGTGGCCCTGGCTCTCCCTGACATTCCCAGGCACCTACCCCAGACCATCCCAAGAGACCATCCCCCCTACTGCCACCCACACCCTGTCTCTCGTAAATGGCAGTGCCCTCTGCATCTCTGCTCAAGGCAGAAACCGCACAGCCACCTGCCGGTCCTGCATCGAACCTGCCTCGTTGGTTTCCAGGTGGTCTCTTGCCTCCATCCACTCACTCCATCTTCACGGCCCCCACCTGCTCTCACCTGCATGTCCTCCTTGGTATCCTCACTTCCACTTTAATTCCCTTCTCCTCCATTAGCCCCACACAGCCAGAGTCCTCCTCAGATGGGAACTGAACCACATCCCTTCTCTGATTAAAACTTTTCAGTGGCTTTGCATGGCAGTGAGAAGAAAACCCAGGTTCCTCCTAAGGCCCTGTGAACATGGCCTGCgagtgtctctgacttcctctctCGCGCTGCCCCTGGGCTCCCTTGtcctctctctgttccctgaGCGCACCGAGCTCTCTGGCCTCACAGGGCCTTTGCGCGAGCTGCTCGCTCTGCCTGGAAACTTCCCCCTGAGGACTCGGCAGGCAGCGCCTCCTCATGGAGTCCTTCTCTGAGGCCCTGtgttagtcagcttgggctgtgATAAGATGCCACAGGCTGGCAGGCTTCAACTGcaagtttattttctcagagtCCTGGGAGCCAGAATCCCAGATCGAGGTGTCGGCAGGTCTGGCTTCTTTGAGGCTCTCTCCTTGGTTTACAGGTGGCCACCTTCTCGCTGCGTCCTCACGTGGTCTGTCTTCTGTGCATGCACACCCCTTGACTCTGTGTGTCCCAGTCTCCTTCTAAGGACACAGTCGGATTGGATCAGGGTCACTCTGGTGggctcattttaacttaatctctttaaaggccctctctccaaatacagtcacattctgagccactggggaggggagggcttcAATATGCAAATTtcgggggacacagttcagcccataacaccccCTTATCTAAAGTAGGACCCCGTCTGGTTTTCCTGGGGCACTTATCAAAGTGagcattctttctgctttttgggTTTCATGACATATACTAGGATATAAGCTCAGGAGGCTCAGGGCCTGTCTGTTTTACTGTTTCCCCCCAGCTCCTAGCACTAGAAGACATTTGATACATTTTTACCAGATGAATGACTAACCAAGGGTGTCCTGAGGGTCTTCGTTCGTGCTGCTGGAGGGCTCCGCCTTCCCTCTGCGTTTCTCCATAGGAAGCAGGTGTCCAGGAGGGAAGGCCCTCGGAAAGCTGTCTGAGCAGTGCCCACCTTGTCTCTCGCAGGTCGGAAGCCAATGACCTGGCTCTGAGGCTGGCCCGCCAGTACACGGGACACTGGGACGTGGTAGTGCTGGATCAGTAAGTGCTGTCGCCAGAAGGCTAGGCTGCTGCTTGTGGGGGATCAGTGAGGCCCTGGCTTTAGGTGCCTTGGGCAGGAAGGATGAAGACCTGGCCACAGAGACACCCCCTACACCCCGGGGGGCTCTTTTCCCCAGACTGCTCTGGGAGGGCAGCTTCTGGGGAGCAGAGAGTGCTCTGTAAGGTGGTAAGAACTGGTCCCACATTTTAAGTGCTAAGCTGTCCGAACAGTAGCTCCCATTGTGTTGAGGCTCTGCCATGCACGAGACCCAGGCCCAGGGTTAGAGCATCCTCACGTTTAGGATTCATTACTACCCTGAAGCAGAGACCCCCCACTTTACAGGGGAGAGATCTGAACCCGGAGAGCTTGAGTGACCAGCCGCCGGGACAGAGCTAGTCAGCAGCCTTGCAGGAAGTCTTGCTGACTCCAAGGCCTGCGCTcgtgcccagccctgggctcgGGGGCTGTGGCAGAAGGGTTggtcttccctgtgtgtctcctgAGGTGGGGAGACCGTGGTCGGCTGGGCTGGGGAGTCTGCGCCCCTGAGCCTGAGCCCCACTGCTTTCTCCTCCCCAGTGCTTATCATGGTCACCTGAGCTCCCTGATCGACATCAGTCCCTACAAGTTCCGGGGCCTGGATGGCCAGAAGGAGTGGGTCCATGTGGTATGCACTGCCCAAGTGGACAACAGGTCGGTGCTCGCCCCTCAGCCCAGGTGACACAGCACTGTCACTCCCCACAGGCACCTCTCCCAGACACCTACCGGGGCCCCTACCGGGAGGACCACCCCAATCCAGCTGTGGCCTATGCCAGTGAGGTGAAACGCGTGGTCAGCAGCGTCCAGGAAAAGGGCAGGAAGGTAACTGCGTCTGCATGGGTCCAGTGAATGGAACAGTGAACGTCACTGACTCTGTTGCCAGCCGAGTGCTAGATACTGGGAACCTTGAGAGAAATGGGAACCAGGCCCGCCCTGTGGGAATCTGATGGGGGTTACGTGCTCAGCGGAGAGTTTAGACAGAGACGTATCCTGGGCGTTACAGGAGTCCAGAGACCCAGGCTGGACTGGTGTGGATGTGGGTGTGAAGGAGGGTCCTGGGAGGAGGTGTTACCTGATCTCAGTAATATAAGCTAAGCAGGAGTTAGCCACtcaaggtggggtggggagtagaAGAGGAAAGCCATCCTAAACAGAGGGGCAGCCTGCACAGAGGTGAGGACCCATGTCGGTGTGCAgccaggcagggcaggcaggaaaTGAGCCTAGAGAGGCAGGGGTCCCGTGTGCCGGAGGATCAGAAGTGCTGTGAGGGGGCTAGAGGCCATGGGGAACCTTTGAAGGGCTTTAAGAGGGAGTGTAGTAAGACCAGGGCATGCATTtaattggggccagcctgaggGCAGGTGACCTGAGGAGACCCAGCATGAGGCCGACCCAGTGTGGTGGAGTGCAGGTGCAGAGCGGGAGAGAGGTGGCATACCCAGAAGAGCAGTGGCCAAAGTGACAGTAGAGGGGACGTGGTTAGCAATTGTGTGAGGGCTCCTGAAGGCTCCCCTGAAGGAGTGACAGCCAAATGCAGCATACACAGCAGAGTTAGGCAGGCTGCAAGGCCAGGAAGGTTGGCAGGGCCAGATCAGGGGAGCCTGGCCTGTGCTCTTCAGATGCTCTGCGCCCCCTTACCTGAAACCAGAAAAGAGGTTGCTCTGGTGGCAGCAGGCCTGAGAGACCAGTTTCCCACCCCATCAGCCTTTCCCTCATCCCAGCAGAGCCTCTGAAGCAGCTCCAAGGCAGGACACAGTTTGGAAGTCACTGCTGTGAGTAAAAGGGGCCATTGGGCTTTAAACAGGACAGCGATGAGCTCAGTGTCTGCGTTGAGGCATCACCCTGGTGGCCAGTGGAGGATGGACTGGAAGAGGCATCCAGTTAGAAGGCATCTGCAGAAGGCCCAGGCAGAAACTGGCAGAGCTGCCAGGAGGCAGGAGTGtccaagaggagggaaggagtgggTGTGGAGATGTACAGAGGCAGAGTCAGAGGCTGTGCTGACTGATAGAAAAAGGAGGGGGCTGGTCCAAAGATGGGGGCCAGGTTTCTGTCCTAGGTGGGAGGGATGAGAGTCAccagatggaggcagagaaagaacagGATTATGGGGGAGAAAGCAGTGGATTTCGTCTGGGGCATGCTAAGTACAAGGGGTCTGGAGGCATCCTGGTGGTGAGAGTTGGTTTGGGGCCTGaaagaaaactgagtcacagacCTCAGATAAGATGTGGAGCCTGAAGGCGGGGCATAGCGAAGCCGGTAACTCGTCCTGCTTAGAACGTTAGCAGGGCACACTTAGTTTGTCACTCAGTACCTCCACAATAGCGTTCCCAACATCCCGCCTCATCCACAGATTGCAGCGTTCTTCGCGGAGTCTCTGCCCAGTGTAGGAGGGCAGATCATTCCCCCTGCTGGCTACTTCCCGGAAGTGGCAGAGTAAGTAGGTGGGAGGGGGTGCCCACGGAGGGCAGGGCTGTAATGCGGTCTCCCAGCCATTGTCCCAAATTCCAACCTCGGCCTGGCCTGTTTGCCAGGATTTTCAGTCAAGGCCCCTGAAGAAATAGTGGCCTGGAGAAGGCCAGCTGTCTGCCTGAGGCCCCCACCTTatgctggcagagctgggattcagagtCCCAAGACCTCCCACTCCTGGTCTGACCCCCCTACCACAGTCCCCATCAGCGATCTGTCCTCTGCCACAGGCACGTCCGCAGGGCCGGAGGGGTCTTTGTCGCAGATGAGATTCAAGTGGGCTTTGGCCGAGTAGGCAAGCACTTCTGGGCCTTCCAGCTGCAGGGGGAAGACTTTGTCCCCGACATTGTCACCATGGGCAAATCCATTGGCAATGGCCACCCTGTAGCCTGCGTGGCCACAACCCAAGCTGTGGCGAGGGCCTTTGAAGCCACCGGCGTCGAG
The nucleotide sequence above comes from Equus przewalskii isolate Varuska chromosome 13, EquPr2, whole genome shotgun sequence. Encoded proteins:
- the PHYKPL gene encoding 5-phosphohydroxy-L-lysine phospho-lyase isoform X2 produces the protein MLGEGDSKTEPKAPGGRRTGGRGPERLGRRAGQRRRGEHDAAPRADFRGRRVPSARQAGAGPGRSARFSAPWRPTGAERPRRWPCGGGCSVGHCHPLVVQAAHEQNQVLNTNSRYLHDNIVDYAQRLSETLPEKLCVFYFLNSGSEANDLALRLARQYTGHWDVVVLDHAYHGHLSSLIDISPYKFRGLDGQKEWVHVAPLPDTYRGPYREDHPNPAVAYASEVKRVVSSVQEKGRKIAAFFAESLPSVGGQIIPPAGYFPEVAEHVRRAGGVFVADEIQVGFGRVGKHFWAFQLQGEDFVPDIVTMGKSIGNGHPVACVATTQAVARAFEATGVEYFNTFGGSPVSCAVGLAVLDVLEKEQLQAHAACVGSFLMELLGQQKAKHPIIGDIRGVGLFVGVDLIKDKATRTPATEEADYLVSRLKENYILLSTDGPGRNVLKFKPPMCFSLDNAQHVVAKLDAILTDMEEKMRSCETLRLQPEAALLSPPLEKMKHSTQIHYWDDGHDLQLTEEESH
- the PHYKPL gene encoding 5-phosphohydroxy-L-lysine phospho-lyase isoform X1; amino-acid sequence: MLGEGDSKTEPKAPGGRRTGGRGPERLGRRAGQRRRGEHDAAPRADFRGRRVPSARQAGAGPGRSARFSAPWRPTGAERPRRWPCGGGCSVGHCHPLVVQAAHEQNQVLNTNSRYLHDNIVDYAQRLSETLPEKLCVFYFLNSGSEANDLALRLARQYTGHWDVVVLDHAYHGHLSSLIDISPYKFRGLDGQKEWVHVAPLPDTYRGPYREDHPNPAVAYASEVKRVVSSVQEKGRKIAAFFAESLPSVGGQIIPPAGYFPEVAEHVRRAGGVFVADEIQVGFGRVGKHFWAFQLQGEDFVPDIVTMGKSIGNGHPVACVATTQAVARAFEATGVEYFNTFGGSPVSCAVGLAVLDVLEKEQLQAHAACVGSFLMELLGQQKAKHPIIGDIRGVGLFVGVDLIKDKATRTPATEEADYLVSRLKENYILLSTDGPGRNVLKFKPPMCFSLDNAQHVVAKLDAILTDMEEKMRSCETLRLQPEAALLSPPLGECALLLVLGDPELGSLPSAVAPSFQTFCL
- the PHYKPL gene encoding 5-phosphohydroxy-L-lysine phospho-lyase isoform X4; this translates as MAADRRGKAATLALRRRLLSSSCRLFFPEDPIKIVRGQGQYMYDEQGAEYIDCINNVAHVGHCHPLVVQAAHEQNQVLNTNSRYLHDNIVDYAQRLSETLPEKLCVFYFLNSGSEANDLALRLARQYTGHWDVVVLDHAYHGHLSSLIDISPYKFRGLDGQKEWVHVAPLPDTYRGPYREDHPNPAVAYASEVKRVVSSVQEKGRKIAAFFAESLPSVGGQIIPPAGYFPEVAEHVRRAGGVFVADEIQVGFGRVGKHFWAFQLQGEDFVPDIVTMGKSIGNGHPVACVATTQAVARAFEATGVEYFNTFGGSPVSCAVGLAVLDVLEKEQLQAHAACVGSFLMELLGQQKAKHPIIGDIRGVGLFVGVDLIKDKATRTPATEEADYLVSRLKENYILLSTDGPGRNVLKFKPPMCFSLDNAQHVVAKLDAILTDMEEKMRSCETLRLQPEAALLSPPLEKMKHSTQIHYWDDGHDLQLTEEESH
- the PHYKPL gene encoding 5-phosphohydroxy-L-lysine phospho-lyase isoform X3; translation: MAADRRGKAATLALRRRLLSSSCRLFFPEDPIKIVRGQGQYMYDEQGAEYIDCINNVAHVGHCHPLVVQAAHEQNQVLNTNSRYLHDNIVDYAQRLSETLPEKLCVFYFLNSGSEANDLALRLARQYTGHWDVVVLDHAYHGHLSSLIDISPYKFRGLDGQKEWVHVAPLPDTYRGPYREDHPNPAVAYASEVKRVVSSVQEKGRKIAAFFAESLPSVGGQIIPPAGYFPEVAEHVRRAGGVFVADEIQVGFGRVGKHFWAFQLQGEDFVPDIVTMGKSIGNGHPVACVATTQAVARAFEATGVEYFNTFGGSPVSCAVGLAVLDVLEKEQLQAHAACVGSFLMELLGQQKAKHPIIGDIRGVGLFVGVDLIKDKATRTPATEEADYLVSRLKENYILLSTDGPGRNVLKFKPPMCFSLDNAQHVVAKLDAILTDMEEKMRSCETLRLQPEAALLSPPLGECALLLVLGDPELGSLPSAVAPSFQTFCL